Proteins from a single region of Pseudomonas fulva:
- the lpxD gene encoding UDP-3-O-(3-hydroxymyristoyl)glucosamine N-acyltransferase yields MMSTPVFTLGQLAEQLGATLRGAADQTVDGLATLQDAGPSQLTFLSNAQYRKHLGSCQAAAVLLTAADAEGFAGNALIVANPYLAYASLSHLFDRKPKATPGVHPTALVAEDAHVDPSAAIGPYAVIEAGAKIAAGVTVGAHCVIGARCEIGEGGWLAPRVTLYHDVRIGKRVVIQSGAVIGGEGFGFANEKGVWQKIAQIGGVSIGDDVEIGANTTLDRGALSDTRIGNGVKLDNQIMIAHNVQVGDNTAMAACVGISGSTSIGKNCMIAGGVGMVGHIDVCDGVFVTGMTMVTRSITEPGAYSSGTAMQPAAEWKKSVARIRQLDDMARRVKQLEKQLAAVTSSGNASSDA; encoded by the coding sequence ATGATGTCCACACCGGTATTCACCCTCGGCCAGTTGGCCGAACAGCTGGGCGCCACCTTGCGTGGCGCGGCTGATCAGACAGTCGACGGGCTGGCAACCTTGCAGGATGCCGGCCCGTCTCAGCTGACGTTCCTGTCCAATGCGCAGTACCGCAAGCATCTGGGCAGTTGCCAGGCGGCGGCCGTGCTGCTGACCGCCGCGGATGCGGAAGGCTTCGCCGGCAATGCGCTGATCGTCGCCAATCCGTACCTGGCCTATGCGTCGCTGTCCCATCTGTTCGATCGCAAGCCCAAGGCTACGCCGGGCGTTCATCCCACCGCCCTGGTGGCCGAGGATGCCCATGTCGACCCGAGCGCCGCGATTGGCCCTTACGCGGTCATTGAGGCGGGGGCGAAGATCGCGGCGGGGGTCACCGTCGGTGCCCATTGCGTGATCGGCGCGCGTTGCGAAATCGGCGAGGGCGGCTGGCTGGCGCCCCGGGTTACCCTGTACCACGACGTGCGTATCGGTAAGCGGGTGGTGATCCAGTCCGGTGCGGTGATCGGTGGCGAAGGCTTCGGCTTCGCCAACGAGAAGGGCGTCTGGCAGAAGATCGCCCAGATCGGTGGCGTGAGCATCGGTGACGATGTCGAAATCGGCGCCAATACCACCCTCGATCGCGGTGCCCTGTCCGATACGCGTATCGGCAACGGCGTGAAGCTGGATAACCAGATCATGATCGCGCACAACGTGCAGGTCGGCGACAACACGGCGATGGCCGCCTGCGTCGGGATTTCCGGCAGCACCTCGATCGGTAAGAACTGTATGATCGCCGGCGGCGTTGGCATGGTCGGCCATATCGATGTGTGTGACGGCGTATTCGTGACCGGCATGACCATGGTCACCCGCTCGATCACCGAGCCCGGTGCCTATTCGTCGGGTACCGCCATGCAACCTGCAGCCGAGTGGAAGAAAAGCGTGGCGCGCATCCGCCAGCTGGACGACATGGCCCGGCGTGTGAAGCAGCTGGAAAAACAGCTCGCTGCCGTGACCTCGAGCGGGAATGCCTCATCTGATGCCTGA
- a CDS encoding OmpH family outer membrane protein — MRKLTQLVLLSVTLLATPAFAEMKIAVLNYQMALLESDAAKRYAVDAEKKFGPQLNKLKTLESDAKRIQDRIVKDGEKMQTAERERLELDFKQKARDFQFQSKELNEAKAVADRDMLKKLKPNLDKAVEEVIKNGNFDLVLERGAVIDVKPQFDITRQVIERMNQMR, encoded by the coding sequence GTGCGTAAGTTGACTCAATTGGTTCTGTTAAGCGTCACCCTGCTGGCCACTCCGGCCTTCGCGGAAATGAAGATCGCCGTGCTCAACTACCAGATGGCGCTGCTCGAGTCCGATGCGGCCAAGCGCTACGCGGTCGACGCCGAGAAGAAATTCGGCCCGCAGCTGAACAAGCTCAAGACCCTGGAAAGCGACGCCAAGCGCATTCAGGACCGCATCGTCAAAGACGGCGAGAAGATGCAGACCGCCGAACGTGAGCGTCTGGAACTGGACTTCAAGCAAAAGGCCCGTGACTTCCAGTTCCAGTCCAAGGAGCTGAACGAAGCCAAGGCGGTTGCCGATCGCGACATGCTCAAGAAGCTCAAGCCCAACCTGGACAAGGCGGTTGAAGAGGTCATCAAGAATGGCAACTTCGACCTGGTGCTCGAGCGCGGCGCGGTCATCGATGTCAAACCGCAGTTCGACATCACCCGCCAGGTCATCGAGCGCATGAACCAGATGCGTTGA